GGGCACACCATCCGCCCTCCACATGGCGCAATCGTCAGTGCAGCGATTCGTACTCGGATTGCATCATGTTGCACCGAAAGTTGGGGCCCGCACGTTGGAGAGGCGAGGAGCCAGGGTTAGCTTTGGTGGGGTCCTTTGTTGTCACGTGGCATCAGCGAATGGCGTCCTCCAATCAGGGCCGTCAGCGAAGTCGGCGTGTGATAGTGCGTGGGGAGCGAATAGAGTTTCTGGGGGGGGCGGCCCAAAACGTGAAATCCGAGTACGCATGTAGAGTGTAAATTGGGTGTATAGTGACATTGTTTGACTCTGACCCTGAGAGTAATATATAATGTGTACGTGTCCCCCTCCGttggtcttctttttttctcctttcTCCTAACCAACACACAAACTAATCAATCATGGTCCTTTCATCTGTCCTTGGTTTCCCCCGAATCGGTGCCAACCgagagctcaagaagatcacTGAGTCCTACTGGGGCCAGAAGGCCTCTGTCGACGAGCTGTTCAAGGTCGGCAAGGAGCTCCGAGAGATCAactggaagaagcagaaggaTGCTGGCGTCGACATCATCCCCTCCAACGACTTCTCTTTCTACGATCACATTCTCGACCACTCCCAGCTCTTCAACGTGATCCCCGAGCGATACGCCAAGTACAACCTGGCTCCCATCGACACCGTCTTCGCCATGGGCCGAGGTCTGCAGCGAGACAACGTTGACGTCCCCGCCCTGGAGATGGTCAAGTGGTTCGACTCCAACTACCACTACGTCCGACCCACCTTCACCAATGCCACCGAGTTCAAGCTCAACGGCCAGAAGCCCGTCGACGAGTACCTtgaggccaaggctctcGGTATCGAGACCCGACCCGTTCTCATTGGTCCCGTTTCCTTCCTTGCCCTCGGTAAGGCCGACACTGACTCTCTCGACCTCGAGCCCATCACTCTCCTCGAGAAGCTCCTCCCCGTCTACACCGAGatcctccagaagctgcacGCTGCCGGCGCCAAGACCGTCCAGATCGACGAGCccgttcttgtccttgatctgAACGAGAAGGTCCAGGCCGCTTTCAAGACTGCTTACGAGTACCTTGCCAAGCAGAAGGACATTCCCGAGATCACCATTGCTACTTACTTCGGTGATGTTCGAcccaacctcaaggccattgagggTCTCCCCGTTGCTGGATTCCACTTTGACTTTGTCCGAGTGcccgagcagctcgaggaCGCCATCAAGCTTGTTGGTGACGACAAGACTCTGTCTGTCGGTGTCATTAACGGCCGAAACATCTGGAAGACTGACTTCgccaaggccatcaaggTCGTTgagcaggccaaggagaagctcggTGACCGAGTTGTCGTTgccacctcctcttctctcctccacacccCCGTTGACCTTGCCAACGAGCACAAGCTGGACCCCTCCATCAAGGACTGGTTTGCCTTTGCCACCCAGAAGCTCGGTGAGGTTGTGACCGTCGCCAAGGCTGTTTCCGGCGCTGACGTCAAGGCTGACCTCGAGGCCAACGCCGCCTCTATCAAGGCCCGAGCCGAGTCTCCCATCaccttcaacaaggaggttCGAGACCGACAGGCCCAGATCAACGAGGAGTGGAAGAACCGAAAGTCCGCCTTCCCCCAGCGACTcgaggcccagaagaagcaccTCAACCTGCCTCTCTtcccttccaccaccattgGTTCTTTCCCTCAGACCAAGGATATCCGAATCAACCGAAACAAGTTCACCAAGGGCGAGATCACCGCCgaggagtacgagaagttcattgagaaggagatccAGGATGTTGTCAAGTTCCAGGACGAGGTTGGACTCGATGTGTACGTCCACGGTGAGCCCGAGCGAAACGATATGGTCCAGTACTTTGGTGAGCGACTTAACGGTTACGTTTTCACCCAGAACGGATGGGTCCAGTCTTACGGCTCTCGATACGTTCGACCCCCTATCATTGTCGGTGATATCTCTCGAGCCCGACCCATGTCCGTCAAGGAGTCTCAGTACGCCCAGAGCATCACTAAGAAGCCTATGAAGGGTATGCTTACCGGTCC
This genomic interval from Yarrowia lipolytica chromosome 1E, complete sequence contains the following:
- a CDS encoding uncharacterized protein (Compare to YALI0E12683g, highly similar to uniprot|P05694 Saccharomyces cerevisiae YER091c MET6 5- methyltetrahydropteroyltriglutamate--homocysteine methyltransferase, similar to Saccharomyces cerevisiae MET6 (YER091C); ancestral locus Anc_7.378), yielding MVLSSVLGFPRIGANRELKKITESYWGQKASVDELFKVGKELREINWKKQKDAGVDIIPSNDFSFYDHILDHSQLFNVIPERYAKYNLAPIDTVFAMGRGLQRDNVDVPALEMVKWFDSNYHYVRPTFTNATEFKLNGQKPVDEYLEAKALGIETRPVLIGPVSFLALGKADTDSLDLEPITLLEKLLPVYTEILQKLHAAGAKTVQIDEPVLVLDLNEKVQAAFKTAYEYLAKQKDIPEITIATYFGDVRPNLKAIEGLPVAGFHFDFVRVPEQLEDAIKLVGDDKTLSVGVINGRNIWKTDFAKAIKVVEQAKEKLGDRVVVATSSSLLHTPVDLANEHKLDPSIKDWFAFATQKLGEVVTVAKAVSGADVKADLEANAASIKARAESPITFNKEVRDRQAQINEEWKNRKSAFPQRLEAQKKHLNLPLFPSTTIGSFPQTKDIRINRNKFTKGEITAEEYEKFIEKEIQDVVKFQDEVGLDVYVHGEPERNDMVQYFGERLNGYVFTQNGWVQSYGSRYVRPPIIVGDISRARPMSVKESQYAQSITKKPMKGMLTGPVTCLRWSFPRDDISDKDQSEQLALALRDEVLDLEKAGVYVIQVDEPAIREGFPLRDGPARDDYLKWAVDSFRISTAGVEDSTQIHSHFCYSDFNPSTIVSLDADVVSIEFSKKNEPQYLKDFASYPNQIGLGLFDIHSPRVPPQEEFEQRIEEILKFIPKEKVWINPDCGMKTRKWEETKKQLTNMVKAIEKFRN